Proteins encoded within one genomic window of Thiothrix litoralis:
- the pth gene encoding aminoacyl-tRNA hydrolase produces the protein MGTPIRLIVGLGNPGSQYDKTRHNAGFWFVDELARRYSGKFAVEKRFSGEACKLQVGSATVWLLKPMTFMNRSGLAVKQLAQFYQIPVEQILVAHDELDIDAGDVRLKQAGGHGGHNGLRDCHAHLGADYWRLRLGVGHPGDRSKVVDYVLSRPSLDDEIVISRAIDKAADQIELILQGDMQKAMNALHTK, from the coding sequence ATGGGAACTCCTATTCGCCTCATCGTAGGCTTGGGCAACCCCGGTAGCCAGTACGACAAAACCCGGCACAATGCCGGGTTTTGGTTTGTTGATGAGCTGGCAAGGCGTTACTCCGGCAAGTTTGCTGTCGAGAAGCGTTTTTCCGGTGAAGCCTGTAAACTGCAAGTCGGCAGTGCTACGGTATGGCTACTCAAGCCCATGACCTTCATGAACCGCAGCGGGTTGGCAGTGAAACAATTGGCACAGTTTTACCAGATTCCGGTGGAACAAATTTTAGTCGCGCACGATGAGCTGGATATTGATGCAGGTGATGTACGCTTGAAACAAGCGGGTGGTCACGGCGGGCATAACGGTTTGCGCGATTGTCATGCCCATTTGGGCGCAGATTATTGGCGGTTGCGTTTGGGTGTTGGGCATCCGGGCGACCGTAGCAAAGTGGTCGATTATGTGCTGTCACGGCCTTCGTTAGATGATGAAATCGTCATCTCACGGGCGATAGACAAAGCAGCCGACCAGATTGAGTTAATTTTACAAGGTGACATGCAGAAAGCGATGAACGCGCTGCACACCAAATAA
- a CDS encoding ribose-phosphate pyrophosphokinase — protein sequence MSDDRMMVFTGNANPELTEKIVDHLGIPPGKIKAERFSDGEVHVEIMENVRGRDVFIVQSTCAPTNDNLMELLIIADALYRASAGRITAVIPYYGYARQDRRVRSRRVPISAKLVADMIATGHVDRLLTIDLHSDQVQGFFDLPVDNVYASGVLIKDVLACELDNIMVVSPDVGGVVRARALAKGLGEVELAIIDKRRPEPNKSEIMNIIGNVEGRNCIIIDDLIDTGGTLCNAAVALKQHGALSVRAYATHAVFSGKAVSNIKNSQLDEVVVTDTIPLSDAAKNCDKIRQLSVAGVLAKTILRINQDESVSSLFEGL from the coding sequence ATGTCTGACGATAGAATGATGGTGTTTACAGGTAATGCTAACCCTGAACTCACCGAAAAAATCGTCGATCACCTCGGAATTCCCCCCGGCAAAATCAAAGCTGAACGCTTCAGCGATGGCGAAGTCCATGTCGAGATTATGGAAAACGTGCGTGGTCGTGATGTCTTCATCGTGCAATCTACCTGTGCGCCTACCAACGATAACCTGATGGAATTGCTGATCATCGCTGATGCGTTGTATCGTGCTTCTGCTGGGCGTATTACTGCGGTGATACCGTATTACGGTTATGCGCGGCAAGATCGACGGGTACGGTCACGGCGTGTACCGATTTCTGCCAAACTGGTAGCGGATATGATTGCTACCGGACACGTTGACCGCTTACTCACCATTGATTTGCACTCGGATCAGGTGCAAGGCTTCTTCGACCTGCCTGTCGACAATGTGTATGCGTCTGGTGTGCTAATCAAGGATGTTCTGGCTTGTGAGCTGGATAATATCATGGTGGTGTCACCGGATGTGGGCGGCGTAGTCCGAGCGCGGGCTTTGGCGAAAGGTTTGGGCGAAGTAGAGTTGGCGATTATCGACAAACGCCGCCCTGAACCCAACAAGTCCGAGATCATGAATATCATCGGTAATGTCGAAGGGCGCAACTGCATCATCATCGACGATTTGATCGACACCGGTGGTACCTTGTGCAATGCGGCGGTGGCACTCAAGCAGCACGGTGCATTAAGCGTGCGGGCGTATGCTACCCACGCGGTATTTTCTGGCAAGGCTGTCAGCAATATCAAGAATTCCCAGCTTGATGAGGTCGTTGTTACCGACACCATTCCGTTAAGCGACGCTGCCAAAAACTGTGATAAGATTCGCCAGCTTTCGGTAGCCGGTGTGCTGGCGAAGACCATTTTGCGTATCAATCAGGACGAGTCAGTCAGCTCGCTGTTTGAAGGCTTATAG
- a CDS encoding 50S ribosomal protein L25/general stress protein Ctc, producing MSKKYVLQAQTRELQGKGASRRLRHTGMVPAVIYGAGKEARSIMLRHNEMIRNLQEEAFYSQIITVDFGDHKEKVILRDLQRHPAKPIIMHADLLRISDDQEIRVHVVLHFLNEDSAKGVKEQGGVVNHSMSEVEVSCLPKDLPEFIEVDMSNVEKGQVLHLSDLKLPEGVSLPQLALGEDHDNAIATISAKIAIKEDTKDNEAED from the coding sequence ATGTCTAAGAAATACGTTTTGCAAGCGCAAACACGTGAATTGCAGGGTAAGGGTGCGAGCCGCCGCCTGCGTCATACCGGTATGGTTCCTGCTGTCATTTACGGCGCAGGCAAAGAAGCACGCTCCATCATGCTGCGTCATAATGAAATGATCCGCAACTTGCAGGAAGAAGCCTTCTATTCCCAAATCATCACGGTTGATTTCGGTGATCACAAAGAGAAAGTGATCCTGCGTGACCTGCAACGTCACCCAGCCAAGCCTATCATCATGCACGCCGACCTGCTGCGCATTAGCGATGACCAGGAAATCCGCGTTCACGTTGTGCTGCATTTCCTCAATGAAGACTCTGCGAAAGGCGTAAAAGAACAGGGTGGTGTCGTTAACCATTCCATGTCTGAAGTTGAAGTGTCTTGCTTGCCGAAAGATCTGCCTGAATTCATTGAAGTTGACATGAGCAACGTTGAAAAAGGTCAGGTTCTGCATTTGTCTGACCTGAAATTGCCAGAAGGCGTGAGCCTGCCGCAATTGGCATTGGGCGAAGACCACGATAATGCCATCGCGACTATATCGGCAAAAATAGCGATAAAAGAAGATACGAAAGATAACGAAGCGGAAGATTAA
- the ychF gene encoding redox-regulated ATPase YchF, translated as MGFKCGIVGLPNVGKSTLFNALTKAGIQAANYPFCTIEPNVGIVPMPDPRLDALAAIVKPIKILPTTMEFVDIAGLVAGASQGEGLGNKFLAHIRETDAIAQVVRCFDNDDIIHVAGKIDPASDIDTINTELALADLDTAEKAVNRLTRSAKSGSKDLVAQKVLAERLFAHLSEGHSARSMEMTPEERELAVREFHLITIKPLMFIANVDEEGFENNPYLDQVREIAVRENAVVVAVCAEMESELSQLEDAERDEFLAGMGLDEPGLNRVIRAGYDLLGLQTYFTAGVKEVRAWTIPKKATAPQAAGVIHTDFERGFIRAQTIAYEDFIAYKGEQGAKEAGKMRAEGKEYIVKDGDVLNFLFNV; from the coding sequence ATGGGATTCAAGTGCGGAATTGTTGGTTTGCCAAACGTGGGTAAATCCACCTTGTTTAATGCCCTGACCAAGGCAGGCATTCAGGCAGCGAATTACCCTTTCTGTACGATTGAGCCGAACGTGGGCATCGTGCCCATGCCAGACCCGCGTTTGGATGCGCTGGCAGCCATCGTTAAGCCGATCAAGATCTTACCGACGACGATGGAATTCGTCGACATTGCAGGCTTGGTTGCGGGGGCATCACAAGGCGAAGGTTTGGGTAACAAGTTCCTCGCGCACATCCGCGAAACCGACGCGATTGCACAAGTAGTACGCTGCTTCGACAACGATGACATCATTCACGTTGCTGGCAAAATTGACCCGGCCTCCGACATCGACACCATCAATACTGAATTGGCGCTGGCGGATTTGGATACGGCTGAAAAGGCCGTCAATCGCCTGACCCGTTCTGCCAAATCCGGCAGTAAAGATTTGGTGGCACAAAAAGTTTTGGCAGAACGTTTGTTTGCGCACCTTTCCGAAGGCCATTCCGCGCGTTCGATGGAAATGACCCCCGAAGAACGTGAGCTGGCGGTGCGTGAATTCCACTTGATTACCATCAAGCCGCTGATGTTCATTGCCAATGTCGATGAAGAAGGTTTTGAAAACAACCCGTATCTGGATCAGGTACGCGAAATCGCCGTGCGTGAAAATGCCGTCGTCGTGGCGGTGTGCGCAGAAATGGAATCCGAACTGTCGCAATTGGAAGATGCCGAGCGTGACGAATTCCTCGCGGGCATGGGCTTGGACGAACCGGGTTTGAACCGCGTCATCCGTGCAGGCTACGATTTGCTTGGCTTGCAGACCTATTTCACCGCAGGCGTGAAAGAAGTACGTGCTTGGACGATTCCGAAAAAAGCCACTGCACCACAGGCGGCTGGCGTGATCCATACTGACTTTGAGCGTGGCTTCATCCGCGCACAAACCATTGCTTACGAAGACTTTATTGCTTACAAAGGTGAGCAGGGCGCGAAAGAAGCCGGGAAGATGCGGGCGGAAGGCAAGGAGTACATCGTTAAGGATGGCGATGTGCTGAACTTCCTGTTTAACGTATGA
- the prfA gene encoding peptide chain release factor 1: MKASILQKLETLSERYAEIAALLGEPDVIGDQSQFRKLSIEYSQLEPVAQNFHAYQQTSDDIEAARDMLSDPEMRDMAQEEIETAKARRDALEIDLQKLLLPKDPHDDSNVFLEIRAGTGGDEAAIFAGDLFRMYARYAETRRWQIEIISQSDGEHGGYKEIISRVIGQGAYSRLKFESGAHRVQRVPATESQGRIHTSAATVAVMPELDEVEAVDINPADLKVDTYRASGAGGQHINKTESAIRITHLPTGIVVECQDERSQHKNRARAMGLLQSRIFEGERQKQASEQAETRKNLVGSGDRSERIRTYNFPQGRVTDHRINLTLYKLDEILAGSVDQVIEPLINEYQADQLAALAGE, from the coding sequence GTGAAAGCATCCATCCTGCAAAAACTTGAAACCCTGAGCGAACGTTACGCTGAAATTGCCGCCCTGCTTGGCGAGCCGGACGTGATCGGCGACCAGAGCCAATTCCGCAAACTCTCGATTGAATACAGTCAATTGGAGCCCGTCGCGCAAAACTTTCACGCCTACCAACAAACGTCTGATGATATTGAAGCCGCCCGAGACATGCTTTCCGACCCGGAAATGCGCGACATGGCGCAGGAAGAAATCGAAACCGCCAAAGCCCGGCGCGATGCACTCGAAATCGACTTACAAAAGCTGCTATTGCCCAAAGACCCGCACGACGACAGCAACGTCTTCCTCGAAATCCGCGCCGGAACCGGGGGTGATGAAGCCGCCATTTTTGCAGGCGACCTGTTCCGCATGTACGCGCGTTACGCCGAAACCCGCCGCTGGCAGATCGAAATCATCAGCCAAAGTGACGGCGAACACGGCGGTTACAAGGAAATCATTTCGCGCGTGATCGGGCAAGGCGCGTATTCACGCCTAAAATTTGAATCAGGTGCTCACCGGGTGCAACGTGTCCCCGCCACCGAATCGCAGGGGCGTATCCACACCTCCGCCGCCACCGTCGCGGTCATGCCGGAACTGGATGAAGTCGAAGCCGTCGACATCAACCCGGCTGACTTGAAGGTCGACACCTACCGCGCCTCCGGTGCGGGTGGGCAGCACATCAACAAAACCGAATCCGCCATCCGCATTACCCACTTACCGACCGGGATTGTGGTGGAATGTCAGGATGAACGTTCCCAGCACAAAAACCGCGCCCGTGCGATGGGGCTATTACAGTCACGTATTTTTGAGGGCGAACGCCAGAAACAGGCCAGCGAACAGGCTGAAACCCGTAAAAATCTGGTGGGGTCAGGCGACCGTTCCGAACGCATCCGCACCTACAATTTCCCACAAGGGCGCGTTACGGATCACCGCATCAATCTGACGCTGTACAAGCTGGATGAGATTTTGGCAGGAAGTGTAGATCAGGTGATTGAGCCGCTCATCAATGAATACCAAGCGGATCAGTTGGCGGCTTTGGCGGGTGAATAA
- the hemA gene encoding glutamyl-tRNA reductase, giving the protein MSILIVGVNHKTAPVSIREKVSFSPDSLPQALHAAHQVASECLILSTCNRTELYAACQPQQSVETLVEWLADWHNIPVAQLQPYLQIHQQDAAVRHALRVACGLDSLVLGEPQILGQLKTALQAASHNSTTGSQLNRLMQHAFSTAKKVRTQTSIGANPVSVAFAAVSLAKQIFSKLEKQTALLIGAGETIELVGKHLAANHIGKILVANRSVDKAHKLAAEYGGKGIGLPELADHLPLADIVISSTAAPVPILGKGAVERALKIRKHRPMFMVDIAVPRDIEQEVAELDDVYLYTVDDLQSVIEENLQSRRAAAAQAEGMVVEEVDKFMAWLQAQDHMATIRDYRARTDSIRQEVFDKATTLLHNGKSPEEALQFLAHTLANKLSHDATQAMHQAARSGDHELLQHARTLFNLSTPDDNG; this is encoded by the coding sequence ATGTCCATCCTGATCGTTGGAGTCAATCATAAAACCGCCCCTGTATCGATTCGGGAAAAGGTTTCCTTCTCACCTGACAGCTTGCCGCAGGCGTTGCACGCTGCGCATCAGGTCGCTTCCGAGTGCCTGATCCTCTCGACCTGCAACCGCACCGAGCTGTATGCCGCCTGCCAACCACAACAATCAGTGGAAACGCTGGTGGAATGGCTGGCAGACTGGCATAACATTCCGGTCGCGCAACTGCAACCGTACTTGCAAATCCACCAGCAAGACGCAGCGGTACGCCATGCGCTGCGCGTTGCCTGCGGGCTGGATTCGCTGGTGCTAGGTGAGCCACAAATTCTCGGGCAATTGAAAACAGCCTTGCAAGCGGCCAGCCACAACAGCACCACGGGCAGCCAGCTTAATCGCCTGATGCAACACGCTTTTTCCACCGCGAAAAAAGTGCGCACCCAGACCAGCATCGGCGCAAACCCGGTCTCGGTTGCCTTCGCTGCCGTCAGTCTGGCAAAACAAATTTTCAGCAAACTGGAAAAACAAACTGCCCTGTTAATCGGCGCAGGCGAAACCATTGAACTGGTTGGCAAACACCTTGCCGCCAACCATATCGGCAAAATCCTGGTCGCCAACCGCAGCGTCGACAAAGCACACAAGCTGGCAGCCGAATACGGCGGCAAAGGCATCGGCCTGCCCGAGCTTGCCGACCATTTGCCATTGGCGGACATCGTTATTTCCTCCACTGCCGCCCCCGTGCCCATCCTTGGCAAAGGCGCCGTGGAACGCGCTCTAAAAATCCGCAAACATCGCCCAATGTTCATGGTCGACATTGCCGTACCCCGCGATATTGAGCAGGAAGTGGCAGAACTCGACGACGTATACTTATATACCGTCGATGACCTGCAATCGGTGATCGAAGAAAATCTGCAATCGCGCCGCGCTGCTGCCGCACAAGCCGAAGGCATGGTGGTAGAAGAAGTCGACAAGTTTATGGCATGGCTACAGGCACAAGACCACATGGCAACCATCCGTGATTACCGCGCCCGCACCGACAGCATCCGTCAGGAAGTCTTCGACAAGGCCACCACGCTGTTACACAACGGCAAAAGCCCCGAAGAAGCCCTGCAATTTCTGGCACACACTCTCGCCAACAAACTGTCGCACGACGCCACCCAAGCCATGCACCAAGCAGCCCGCAGCGGCGACCACGAACTGCTGCAACATGCCCGCACCCTGTTCAACCTTTCCACCCCTGACGATAACGGCTAA
- a CDS encoding tetratricopeptide repeat protein — MHSTRLPRHFLSITLALLIGGCAMGNATFADEQADNVATFSSPLSYQVYNILAGEMFIKQGNPEQAALHYVAAAQQTNDPAVAQRAVELAMNSKDAGLAGRALERWIKLSPDSAEAVQYQALANVRAEKYDAAIKDLVKIRDTIDKEAGHGFEFIVSLLSLEPETKKSYQAFKQYVSNVDSSARAQLALAALALNADQFEEALNVCKVVKQKGDKAQQVQASRWAAKALVRLDKLPEAIAELEATSKTSQDTELTLDYARLLILADRRAEAIPIYQQLYASHPDDIDVLYTLGLLYLEQKDFKSAEPLIKKLLAVPERSEEASYFMGQIYEGLQQPKPALDAYKRASVGRYARESTVRIAALLKDTDSLAAARAWLAEQIKSSSDERKVLLWQVDGQLLHDAGQYPPAIASFGQALAIKADDSDVLYSRALSAEKAGDFAASEKDLQAVLKLQPDNAMVLNALGYMLVVNTQRYPEAVELIDKALKVRPDDPAIMDSMGWVLFRTGKLEEAESWLRKAYNLLPDPEVASHLVEVLLARGNKAEAKAILDTMLGKFPDDKLLLPLKAKLVDA, encoded by the coding sequence ATGCACAGCACTCGTTTGCCGCGCCATTTTTTGAGCATCACCCTGGCTCTGTTGATCGGTGGGTGTGCCATGGGGAACGCTACCTTTGCTGATGAGCAGGCGGATAATGTCGCTACTTTCAGCAGTCCGCTCAGCTATCAAGTCTACAATATCCTCGCGGGTGAGATGTTTATAAAACAGGGTAACCCTGAGCAAGCAGCCTTACATTATGTTGCGGCCGCGCAGCAAACCAATGACCCAGCCGTTGCCCAACGGGCAGTGGAGCTGGCGATGAACAGTAAGGATGCCGGATTGGCAGGCCGGGCGCTGGAACGCTGGATCAAACTGTCACCGGATTCCGCTGAGGCTGTGCAGTATCAAGCACTTGCCAATGTGCGTGCCGAAAAGTACGATGCCGCCATCAAGGATTTGGTCAAAATTCGCGATACTATCGACAAGGAAGCGGGGCACGGTTTTGAGTTCATCGTCTCGTTGCTGTCGCTGGAACCTGAAACCAAAAAATCCTACCAAGCCTTCAAGCAGTATGTCAGCAATGTTGATAGCTCGGCGCGGGCGCAACTGGCTCTGGCAGCGCTAGCGCTGAATGCTGACCAGTTTGAAGAGGCTTTGAACGTTTGCAAGGTGGTGAAGCAAAAAGGCGACAAGGCGCAACAAGTGCAAGCATCGCGTTGGGCAGCTAAAGCTTTGGTAAGGTTGGATAAACTGCCCGAAGCGATTGCTGAACTGGAAGCCACCAGCAAAACCAGCCAAGACACGGAGTTAACCCTGGATTATGCCCGACTGCTGATTCTGGCCGATCGGCGGGCGGAAGCTATCCCGATTTACCAGCAGCTTTACGCCAGTCACCCTGATGATATTGATGTTTTATACACCTTGGGATTGCTGTATCTGGAGCAAAAAGACTTCAAGTCAGCCGAACCACTGATCAAAAAATTGTTGGCAGTGCCTGAGCGTTCCGAAGAAGCCAGCTATTTCATGGGGCAGATTTATGAAGGTCTGCAACAGCCGAAACCCGCTCTCGATGCTTACAAGCGTGCCAGTGTGGGGCGTTATGCGCGTGAGTCCACCGTGCGGATTGCGGCCTTGTTGAAAGATACTGATAGTCTGGCGGCAGCGCGGGCGTGGCTGGCGGAACAGATCAAGTCCAGCAGCGATGAGCGCAAGGTGCTGCTGTGGCAAGTCGATGGTCAGTTGTTGCATGATGCCGGGCAATACCCGCCAGCGATTGCCAGTTTTGGACAAGCGTTGGCGATTAAGGCGGATGACTCGGATGTGCTGTATTCGCGGGCGCTGAGTGCCGAAAAAGCCGGTGATTTTGCTGCCTCGGAAAAAGACTTGCAGGCCGTGCTGAAATTACAGCCGGACAATGCCATGGTGTTGAATGCCCTGGGCTACATGCTGGTGGTGAATACCCAGCGTTACCCGGAAGCGGTTGAACTGATTGACAAGGCACTGAAAGTCCGCCCGGATGACCCGGCGATCATGGATAGCATGGGTTGGGTGCTGTTTCGTACCGGCAAGCTGGAAGAGGCGGAAAGCTGGCTGCGCAAAGCCTATAATCTGTTACCAGACCCTGAAGTGGCGAGCCACTTGGTGGAAGTGTTGCTTGCGCGTGGTAATAAAGCCGAGGCTAAGGCCATTCTGGATACCATGCTCGGCAAGTTCCCCGATGACAAGCTGCTGCTGCCACTAAAAGCCAAACTGGTCGACGCCTAA
- a CDS encoding SixA phosphatase family protein has translation METTTLTFLRHATAQDRALGLPDESRRLVDKGKKQMQRVADFCKQRQLIPAYLLCSPLVRARETAQALQKNLSACPNPKMVSWLANTDPDTMQAELEKLANSGLNDLWLVGHEPDFSSLISQLLGRREAIIKVKKASLIRLEVDFQTGIGELQWSIPNTLMK, from the coding sequence GTGGAAACCACAACACTGACCTTTTTGCGCCATGCCACCGCTCAGGATCGCGCCTTAGGGCTGCCCGACGAATCCCGCAGGCTGGTGGATAAAGGCAAAAAGCAGATGCAACGGGTAGCCGACTTTTGCAAGCAGCGCCAACTGATCCCCGCCTACCTGCTGTGCAGTCCGCTAGTAAGGGCACGAGAAACGGCGCAAGCCTTGCAGAAAAACCTGTCTGCTTGCCCAAACCCCAAAATGGTTTCTTGGCTGGCCAATACTGACCCGGATACCATGCAGGCTGAACTGGAAAAACTCGCGAATAGCGGCCTGAATGACCTTTGGTTGGTCGGTCATGAGCCGGACTTTTCCAGCCTCATCTCACAACTGCTCGGGCGGCGGGAAGCCATCATCAAAGTGAAAAAGGCGTCACTGATTCGGCTGGAAGTGGATTTTCAGACAGGTATTGGAGAATTGCAGTGGAGCATCCCCAACACCCTGATGAAGTGA
- the lolB gene encoding lipoprotein insertase outer membrane protein LolB yields the protein MKQRMLIVACCLLTLGGCASQNKAPTPASTAAKPISAEAAWQQRQADFARMSSWRLQGKVGMQFRDQSASFNLSWLQNGKDQYEMNIKNPLTGSIMAYLKGNRSDVTLQANGKTYKDANAERLLQGQLGVSLPLEGMKYWVRGVPSPDSPVEQVKLDALGRPEVLQQAGWLIEYTGWQGNDWKALPDKINLSRAPDNTKVKVIAKDWQTRY from the coding sequence ATGAAACAACGGATGCTGATTGTTGCCTGCTGCTTACTGACGCTGGGCGGTTGCGCCAGTCAAAATAAAGCCCCGACACCTGCGAGCACGGCAGCCAAACCCATCAGTGCCGAAGCGGCTTGGCAACAACGCCAGGCAGATTTTGCCCGGATGAGTTCCTGGCGCTTGCAGGGCAAGGTGGGGATGCAGTTCCGTGACCAAAGTGCTTCCTTCAACCTTTCCTGGCTTCAGAACGGTAAGGATCAGTACGAGATGAATATCAAGAATCCGCTGACGGGTTCGATCATGGCTTACCTCAAGGGCAATCGTTCTGACGTGACTTTGCAAGCCAATGGCAAGACTTACAAGGATGCGAATGCCGAGCGCTTGTTGCAAGGGCAGCTTGGGGTGTCGTTGCCGCTGGAAGGCATGAAGTATTGGGTGCGGGGTGTGCCATCCCCCGATTCCCCGGTAGAGCAGGTGAAGCTGGATGCACTGGGCAGGCCGGAAGTGTTGCAGCAAGCAGGCTGGCTCATCGAATACACCGGCTGGCAAGGCAATGACTGGAAAGCCTTGCCGGATAAAATCAACCTGAGCCGTGCGCCTGACAATACTAAGGTCAAGGTGATCGCGAAGGATTGGCAGACCCGTTATTGA
- the ispE gene encoding 4-(cytidine 5'-diphospho)-2-C-methyl-D-erythritol kinase: MADPLLMPMPTLTLPAPAKLNLFLHITGRRADGYHLLQTLFVFLDFADEITLTVRGDGAIHRTVGAVDVPEVADLTVRAARLLQEVTACPLGADIQVFKRIPMGGGLGGGSSDAATVLQGLNRLWQCGLSDDELAVLGLRLGADVPVFVHGQAAWAEGVGEQLTPVDLPACWYVVIHPQVHVPTSELFSASDLTRDCPAITLAAFHNGVGANVFQPVVEKRYPEVAEAISWLSQYSNARLTGSGSCLFAPVSSRQEGEIILQSLPDKWCGFVAAGVSISPLQQKLVISPTLYN, translated from the coding sequence TTGGCAGACCCGTTATTGATGCCGATGCCAACACTGACACTCCCCGCGCCTGCCAAACTCAACCTGTTTTTGCACATTACAGGCAGGCGGGCGGATGGCTATCATTTGCTGCAAACCTTGTTTGTGTTTCTCGATTTCGCCGATGAAATCACCTTGACGGTGCGTGGCGATGGTGCTATCCACCGGACGGTGGGGGCGGTGGATGTACCGGAAGTTGCCGATCTGACAGTGCGGGCTGCCCGGCTATTGCAAGAGGTCACGGCTTGTCCGCTGGGGGCTGATATTCAGGTATTTAAGCGTATCCCCATGGGTGGCGGCCTTGGCGGTGGCAGTTCGGATGCGGCGACGGTGTTGCAAGGCTTGAATCGCTTGTGGCAGTGTGGTTTGAGCGATGATGAGTTGGCTGTCTTAGGCTTGCGCTTGGGGGCAGATGTGCCTGTTTTTGTGCACGGGCAAGCGGCATGGGCAGAAGGTGTGGGCGAGCAGTTAACCCCGGTGGATTTGCCCGCTTGTTGGTATGTGGTGATCCACCCGCAAGTACATGTGCCCACATCTGAACTTTTTTCTGCATCAGACTTGACACGTGACTGCCCTGCGATTACATTAGCGGCCTTCCACAACGGGGTAGGCGCCAACGTCTTCCAGCCTGTCGTGGAGAAGCGTTATCCTGAAGTAGCTGAAGCGATAAGCTGGCTATCCCAGTATTCAAACGCAAGATTGACAGGTTCAGGCAGTTGCCTGTTCGCTCCGGTCAGTAGTCGGCAAGAAGGTGAAATAATCCTGCAAAGCCTGCCTGACAAGTGGTGCGGATTTGTCGCAGCAGGTGTTAGTATTTCACCTTTGCAACAAAAGCTGGTAATCTCGCCAACGCTTTACAATTAG
- the prmC gene encoding peptide chain release factor N(5)-glutamine methyltransferase has protein sequence MNTKRISWRLWRVNNQALLADAVQQLQTASESARADAEILLAHCLQKSRTYLFAYPETAVDSLTEASFRELLAERLRGVPIAHITGQREFWTLNLKVTPDTLIPRPETELLVETALKLGSSSSHILDLGTGTGAIAIAIASERPDVQVTACDFSAAALAVAQENAQVNSIHNVHFIQSDWFSALPAQRFDMIVSNPPYIEADDPHLAQGDVRFEPLTALASGQDGLDDIRHLIQTAPQWLVNGGWLLLEHGYNQGQAVTALLQAAGFTQVRCLPDLAGNDRVSRGQWLTD, from the coding sequence ATGAATACCAAGCGGATCAGTTGGCGGCTTTGGCGGGTGAATAATCAGGCATTACTGGCGGATGCCGTGCAGCAACTGCAAACCGCGTCAGAATCGGCGCGGGCAGATGCGGAAATCTTGCTGGCGCATTGCCTGCAAAAATCACGCACGTATTTATTTGCGTACCCTGAAACAGCAGTCGATAGCCTCACTGAGGCAAGTTTCAGAGAATTGCTGGCGGAACGTTTGCGGGGCGTACCGATTGCGCACATCACCGGTCAGCGTGAATTCTGGACGCTCAACCTAAAAGTCACCCCCGACACGCTGATTCCACGCCCCGAAACCGAACTACTGGTCGAAACAGCGTTAAAACTAGGAAGCAGCAGTAGCCATATCCTTGACCTTGGCACGGGCACGGGCGCGATTGCCATCGCCATCGCCAGCGAACGCCCCGACGTGCAAGTAACCGCCTGCGATTTTTCCGCCGCTGCTCTTGCAGTCGCCCAAGAAAATGCTCAAGTAAACAGCATCCACAACGTACACTTCATTCAGTCCGACTGGTTTAGCGCCCTACCCGCTCAACGTTTCGACATGATTGTTTCCAATCCACCCTACATTGAGGCCGATGACCCGCATCTGGCGCAAGGCGATGTACGCTTTGAACCCCTGACTGCGCTGGCATCCGGGCAAGACGGGCTGGATGATATTCGCCACCTTATCCAAACAGCACCGCAATGGCTGGTAAACGGCGGCTGGTTACTGCTTGAACATGGCTATAACCAAGGCCAAGCCGTGACCGCTTTATTGCAAGCAGCAGGCTTTACCCAGGTGCGTTGCCTACCGGATTTGGCGGGCAACGACCGAGTTAGCCGAGGGCAATGGCTCACGGATTAA